The Culex quinquefasciatus strain JHB chromosome 2, VPISU_Cqui_1.0_pri_paternal, whole genome shotgun sequence genome contains the following window.
ataatcattgaatttgccttaaaaatctattttctagCGCTATTGATCTTGAAAcgctatttcatgaaatcatagctcaaagttttaaaatatttgaagctaTTTTTGAAGTATGGTTACATTCTTGGagtaaaattctttaaatacgaagttggttttttttaacgattttagttatattgaataaattaaaatagttttcatagtgtgaaagtggttgaaattaaatgttatttttttcatattgaacCCTCTTCGTCCTTGGTAGCTCAACTGCTTCATGAATTTAGAACTTCAAACAGTAATTTCTTGAACTCTTCTCGAACAAcccagtttgaaaaaaataattatcatattaattcaattttcgtcaaattttgtcaaggtaaacaaaaatgttaaacaaatGTCAATTTTGATCATGGCCGGAAGAGgtgaatatcttattttcaattgataatataaaaaaatcgttaaaataggttgtcaaaaataaaatattcaatattcattccataataccgtaatttttgttgcccagcatataagcaaacaatatttttggttgtgattgcttcagaaataaatattatctgaattaaaccttgacacaAGGATTTTTAGGATTTAGGATTTTTAGGAATGTTTTTCTCGGGTCGGTAAATTGGACACTctagtttgactttttctcatagcttttacTAATTACTgttaatatcgttttttttattgcgccttgcagctattcctagagttttgtgtcaatcgtgctaggcctagattttttcatcacactgctttgcagAACTGAGCTACATCTTGGAACCGAAAACCAGAATTCCACAGCCGGTACAAGCAGTCGTAGTTGTCTTCTTACACCTAGTATCTTGCCAATACTGGGACTACCTGGAATTATGCCTTCGAgttcattagaaaaaaaataacccgtcaaaaacacccaaaagtgTCAACTACAAGAATCGATCCAAGATCCTTTCACAGATCATCTCAATGACTTAGGGggagagggagtaatatgcaccccctaagggaaaactgtgatttctcaaccatttcagcattactgtggaagaattttgttcgatgttctaaaacaactattattcttcgtcatccatgttaaaaaagtcttaaaaaacctcaaaaatgttcgaaaatattaaatttctaaaaacatttttgattcatttcaaacaaccatgcggggcaatatgcaccgcaacattggggcaaaatgcactacaacaacggggcaaaatgcaccacaacatggggcaaaatgcaccgggtaaaagcagttttcactagtcaccactagatgacaccgctgtttttacaaaggagcttcacagcggtgcattttgccccgaccacgctttttgcagaaaatttaattaaaaatgtattttttgatgtttttggactcatctatctacacaataatgaagattatggcaaaaattatatacctcaacacttacaatatcaataaatgctttttatactgtccaaaaatcataatgaaagttcaatgaaaataagatgaaaacaaaacattttaaagttttgcaaataacttaagctgtttttatactacgatgctcaaattttaccagcatggtttagcaatgttaagcttccaatttctatgattttttcccggaaaattcgtCCAAATATCGAGAAAAGcaaggggtgcattttgccccgggggtgcatattaccccctctccctctAACTGCCTCGGCAACTACTGCTTGGTGACCAGATTGTGATTGTGTTTTGTGATGGTGTGATGGAAAATCagtttgccaactgtgatgaaaattattccggagcactctaaaaaaaattaagaagctgcttttttctggtgtcatctagtatccttggaaacgaacttgatttttaataaatgtgaatcaaagtttttttttaactttcattttttaaagggttaaaatggatgaaaacaaatatttttatgcatgtttctaatgtgaaattgtctcagaaacacgaatatgataaaattatcaccagaaaatgggatctaaggggtcctccgagcaaaaatttactaccaaaaaattcactaaaagtaaaagtgtctattggTTATGTTAAACTGCTctacccaaagcggtctcagtctcacatggtagtctcagatgtcccctacaagctgcaggtcgatccgagttgatatctggatggaacagttttttatttcagtttgaaaattatgctattttttcactaaaatgccaattactccctttagaatttaccaattgggatgctctaccctgcattttgttgcatttttgaagcccttcaagatgcattttgaattttgaaaataaattgaattttgcctaagttatagccttctTAAGATTAGTAGCAAATAAGTTGGAATTACAAAACCTTGCAATCTTTAACaactacatttatttaaaaaatctcaataaaataaattaagaatCAAGTATCATTTAACCAAACTATTCTTCCTCCTGCACTGTCAGCAGCATGGTGAACATGTTGTAGATCGACTTGTAAACCTGCAAGAATGTCCCCATATCGAGAGGCGCAAAGATCACCGTCAAACAAACTGGTTCCTGGGCGGATTTCAGCATAAACTGGAGCAACTTTTGGTGCGGAATGGATAGCTTGTACCAGGATATTTTGTAGATCTCATGCTGCAGTTGCTCGTTCTGGAATGGTCCAAAACCAACGATTAGAAGAGGATTAACTCGACGAAACAGTGCAATCACCTTCATAGCCAGTAGTGTTCCCAGAAAGCATCCAAAGAACAGTTGATAGCTGATGAACGCGATAAAGACATAGCCTTGGTACCAGGAAAGCTGTGAAAACCAGGGAgtggtttgatttattttagtgaattgattattttgaGTCACATTGAGTAGACTTACTTTGACAACAGCAAACAACGACATGATCAAAACTGATGCCAAACATAGGAATGTGAGGAAAAAGTTGAAACAGTAGACAATCTCTACAGTTCGTAAATATCTGATAGAAATAACATTTGGGAAAAAAGTTACACTTACAAAGCCCTTAAAATACTTACTGCAAATGTTCTTGATGGCGATTTAtgagctttttgaaaaagttctcCAAATCCTCGTGTTTTTGATCTACCATTTCGCTCATTTCTTCCAGTGACATTTTCAGCAAATCAATCTGTGTGAATGCACTCATCAATGTCATCATGTAGATTGAATCCGTTCCCATGTCCATAGAGGACACATACACCGTCATAAAAATGTGCATAACATAGTTAGAGAAATAACCGAACCACGTGAATCGATCCAAATAAGGAAGGTAGAAGCCAAAGGGGAGGATTTTTTCTCCAGATACGATCGTAAACAGCAAAGGAGCCACGTCCATCGAGATACTGGTGAAAGCATAGCACGTGAGCATAACCTTGAGTACAACACTGAGCAGAAATACACTGTCCATCAGAAAGGACTTTGTGCGGGGATTGCACTCCTCGCGGTACAAATCCGTCGTGTACTGATGGATCCACACCAACTTTTCTCGAAAAATCAGAAACGTGAAAATTCTTCCCGCTCCCTGAATTCCAATTCCGATCGTCACCAGGCAGAAAATCAACTCCTCGGTACTTTCACGAACAGCATAAGCAGTATCGAAACTTGTGTAAAAGTACACAATCATTCCCGTGACCACGGGTGCCAAATTCCAGGTGAAAACTTGGTGATCTTTGTTCAACACATTCAAATTAGTAAGTTTGCCAATCATGCTTGGAACCACAATTAGGCTGTCGAAAAATTGCGATGGCTCGGTAAacgaatgttgaaaaaatcgatAACGGCGAAGTCGTTTTATGAATTCCATGCTTCGTTTCTGATTCGGGAATCTCTTCTTTTCAAAACGGTCAAAAACGctgtgattgattttgtggcgAGAAAAGGCTTTTATTCGTCGAACTTGTTTGATTATACGTTGAAGAGAACATTCTAGAATTTAATAGTAGTTTTACACAGTGGCTGCATGGTACTCTTCCAGTTAAAAATGACTTGCAACTTGAAGTGTAGCAAATTCGCGGAAAAGTTTGAGAAACTGCGCATAAACTATTCGATAACATTcagcaatgttttattttttttgcgtttattCTGTTTTATTATCATTCATCCTCAACGGTCAGCAGCATGGTGAACAAGCTGTAGATCGACTTGTAGACCTGCAGATATGTGCTCATATCGAGGGGGGCGAAAATCAGCGACATGCAAACGGATTCCTGCGATGATTTCAGTACAAACTGAAGCATCTTCTGGTTCGGAATGGACAACTTGTACCAGGTGACCTTGTAAATTGCCTGCTGCAGTTGTTCATTCTGAGATGAGTAAAGTGAAGTACagttaaaaatggaaaaaaaacttgttaaaattgTACAGTTACCTTAATTGCTAGCAATGTGCCCAGAAAACAACCAAAGAACAGCTGGTAGCTGAGGAACGCGATGAAAACATAGCCTTGGTACCAGGAAAGCTGAACAGgataaaaatagttataaagTTAATGTTACAATTATTattacgaattacaaaaatcCCGCCCCAGTTCGAATATCGTGCAAACTTGTCAAGAGGTATTAGTAGAACTAGTTGACGTCGTCGtgttatcttgtcgcacccgtcatttcgacgttccgagaaaaacgagttttaatgtttgaccttgaataaacaaaaacgaaagcgatgtgaacaataacaaacacgttttgtttgactgaccattatgtgcattgtcccgaagtttggttgaagttggttgctggagtcccgagttataattacaaatttgtacgtgcgtcaaacgcattctgacctgaaatccctttggccagttgtcgcacttacataaattttcaggGAATgaaaagatagcacgacaagattgaaactactttcatatgtaaagtgacaaaagtgcacggagttttttcggtttttgttgaatatctcaggattgaaatcgaattttagggatctgtgaaggtcaaaaggtgaggcattgtgagctgcacaaaatttgccccaaaatgtacgtacgacaagttagcacgacggcgacgtaGTGATTTTCGCGGTAAATAAATCGGAATTTTGAGCGTTGTGGCGCCTACCCTGAACCATTTCTGCCGTagcagcaagtgctgccagaagaGAGTGAAGAAAAAGTTGCAGTTTTCAGCGGTGttgttataaattctgtaacattttaaatatttgacgaATCTTTTTGCACTCTTGTTTTCACCGATAGGATATTTTAATTTAT
Protein-coding sequences here:
- the LOC6036849 gene encoding putative odorant receptor 83c, producing the protein MEFIKRLRRYRFFQHSFTEPSQFFDSLIVVPSMIGKLTNLNVLNKDHQVFTWNLAPVVTGMIVYFYTSFDTAYAVRESTEELIFCLVTIGIGIQGAGRIFTFLIFREKLVWIHQYTTDLYREECNPRTKSFLMDSVFLLSVVLKVMLTCYAFTSISMDVAPLLFTIVSGEKILPFGFYLPYLDRFTWFGYFSNYVMHIFMTVYVSSMDMGTDSIYMMTLMSAFTQIDLLKMSLEEMSEMVDQKHEDLENFFKKLINRHQEHLQYLRTVEIVYCFNFFLTFLCLASVLIMSLFAVVKLSWYQGYVFIAFISYQLFFGCFLGTLLAMKNEQLQHEIYKISWYKLSIPHQKLLQFMLKSAQEPVCLTVIFAPLDMGTFLQVYKSIYNMFTMLLTVQEEE